A window of Chrysoperla carnea chromosome 3, inChrCarn1.1, whole genome shotgun sequence genomic DNA:
tttattccgtaactcaaaaactattcgaccagtcaacaaatacactcgatttttgtactttttggctcaaaattaccatataaactgagttttatcgaaattggaaagaacaaaaaattttcgttaccaaaaaaatttgtatataaaaacgaAACGCAAACTAGAAGTTTTCTGCCTTAGATTCCATGAATTATTGCTCATTATAAACCTTATCGTGCTggctatatttttgtttattatttgtattccGTCTTAAATAAGAATTTGCCACTGTttgccaaaataaaaaaattacaaaataaacttgTTTGTAAGTTCAACACCGGAGGAGTTGGGTATACCAAAATTGCTATCAAAAcatttcaaggttttaaaaaaaattaattaatactaatataaaatattcaattattgcTTTACTACTAATTAATGAATTTAGGTCATCCCatcttcaatttaattatatttttcattccataacaaaaaaaatatatatatgcaaaaattttcctttaaatatGTAATGAGCtgatacaatatttaatttgaactattatttgagtaaattgtataaaaatattagctaCAGGCTACCATAAGCgtgttaagttttattattttttttaaccttcaaacaaaaaaggaggaggttatcatttcgactgtatttttttttttttttgttacctcagaacttttgactgggtgaaccgattttgatgattctttatctatttgaaagctagtgcttcccgtgtgatcccattttattttgaccGAGTTTTTATAAcgtcatccatgagaaaattataaaagtcttaaatttgcattaagtatgcacgaaaaGAGGACGagtaactcaatatcaagccaaccgatttcgatcattctttttttagtgacaaattagttagtgtacttcagattcactaaaaataacaaaataaaaaaaacttttaacaaaaagaaaaccgacttcaaaagaaaaacttttccaaaacaaattaaaatgcactaaaaagtaaaaaataacgatataatataatgaagttaaaattattgttatttttggagtcggtgtcagccaagctaatgtagcaaactgttctgtcagagttgtttcctttgctgacaccgactccaaaaataacagtaatttaaatttaactacattatattatcgttttttttttattttttagtgcattttaatttgttttggaaaagtttttcttttgaagtcggtttcctttgttaaaagttttttttatcattatcaagATATTAATTGTACCAATCATTTATGAAACAATAAAGCACCTTATAACATATCGTCTAAAGTTtagaaattagataaaaataatttgctgTCAGTTGGTGGTATTGTTAACTGTTATGAATAGAATTCATTAGAAAACTTGTTGTTTTGTAGtcgaaattcaaatatttaaatacaaataattcactacaaaaatagttttaaacattaatacaattttttaaatctgtcattaaaaaaaataggtgaCATGTctacacaaaatttaaactaGGTCACCTTATTAACGATTCTATTCGTtgtcgaaatttcaaacttgattataataaacaatattatacaaCCATTAAAAGAAACCTGTTGAAAAAGCCTGTATACAATtgattttagaacaaaatttttttggactttttttttcgaagaattatgattgcaaataaaaacttattcttAAGCTATTCTCAGCGTTTTTAGTCATATTCACTCTctcatgaattttaaataattgattttaattaacagaaataattaattaaactttagtGTAAAGTTCAAATGCATTAAATAACATTgacttcaataattattttattttcaatacattAGTTCATTAAGTTATTTGTCATCTGGAAAAAAACTGTAGGAAGGTAAGTTTAAATTTCAGACATATACCGCGTTATCCAGCTTATCAAAAAGttgttataccatgtgtgtatgaaatatatatatatatcaaggtatactaagtttagtcccaagtttgtaccgcttaaatatattgaatgctacgaacaaaactttgatatagatgttcataaaatcacctaattagtccgggTAATCCGGTAAATCATCGattgtctgtctgcccgtctgttacaacacgataactcaaaaacgaaaaaaaatatcaagctaaaatttttacagcgtgtacaggatgtaaaaagtgagggcgagttcgtaaatgagcaacctaggccaattgggtcctgggtccataggacccatcttgttaaccgttagagatagaacaaaagtttaaatataaaaaatgttccctataaaaagataaacatcttttatttgaaaaattttttcgtaaacatcactgtttacccgtgagggcgcaaattagacgcaaagtatatagtatgtattatttgctCATATagatcagttatgtatgtgtggctatctaagagtggctatctttctttacaattgcgtaatcaacaatgtctatacatggtaattcaacaattaGGCCAGCCAATTGTTGGTTTcacttattaataataaattttaactgacGAACAAGATTAAGATGAATCTTTTTAAGCATCTACTACCTACTTTTctataataaagtaaatagaTATATTAACTATATTTTTCTCGCttgatttctaattaaaatttgaatgaatgcACAATTTAATCAATCTACTTACGTTATCATgtcaacaattatttttatagtcataAAAAAGTCTCTCAAGGCAaggtttaatattaatttagttttaatattaatttagttttaggtttaatatttataagtccTTCGTATCTATATAcctaaactttataaaaaaaaatctattacatggttttcagagactctatttttaaatataagccTAGAAAATAAAGCattaaatcatggaattttgtTTTCCGAAGATGAAAATTAGTGCAAAACTGCTCTTCATcccttaaatataaattaatatatacagCTAGTGTTCAAAAGAAATTCTAATAGAGAACCAAtgtagtataaaattattattttaaaaattaattttaacaatatccTACCGAGTTACCCACCTGCACTTTTACGATCAAGAGCATCTTTTAAACGgaatcattcaaaaattttccgtGCCAAAATTGTTCATGCTCAATATCGGATTTTACCGGGTCTACTAAGGGAAAAAAACAGTTAGCTTGTAAAATGCTAATAGTAAATAGAGcaccaataattaataaattcaaataaaaattttaccgcgtaaatttcaattcaaacacAATCAATCAActgcataatttattaaaactactttttttgaTTACATTAACACTAACCTAAGTCACACAAGGTCTTACACAAACGAAGCCAGgtgtttacaataaaataaaaacactgaaCCCAATTTTAAAACCGATACAAATAATatagctaaatatttaaaaaaaaaaaacttcaaaatttacatAAGCGCTTTAGCGAAAATATTTCCACTGTGCTAAAAATTATtgttccaataaaaatattgacctTAAgccagaaaaaattttataacaagttgttaaaaaaaattccaatacaaTGTTATTCATATATTccgatataataaaatttttaaaataatatttcataaaaaactagaggtaagtttcaaaaataaatccactgtttattaataaaacaacaacTTGAGAAGGCCAACAtcaattatgtatttatgttaCTTAaggtatgtataatttttacggaagtatttttaatataaaacatttgtcaaggaataaaaaaattaacttacctGATAAAATAAATGCCGctacaattgtatttttaaatccaaataTTGTAGTTTTCCAATGTTGATTCATAATTTGTGTGaacttcattatttaaataacagaaaaaaaaacagaaaacttaaaaaacaaacaataataatatttggcaCAAATCAAAATCACgcaatcactttttttttttggaatacaaaaatagaataaattggTTCACTTTAGTTAACTGATGGACACCATAAAACGTTTTAACACTTAGGCCACGTGTGTATGTtaggtataatatttttgtgataaaactaTTACGCAAAGCACGTGTATTATTGAATGCTCAGTACAACAATACGTCTACTTCGCACGATGACTGATAGCAAACTGAATTCTTGTAACGCGTATAAATATTAACCAAGCTAAAAGTAGTACCTCTATACTATATTGTACAACTCTACACCAATATACAACAACAGGAACACATACAACGTATAAGTTTGTTTAGTTAGTTTGTTTGTGTGCATACGTGTGTGTGCAATGTTCGATACATACTCATACAACATACTACTTGTGAGATATGTGAGTGTGTGTTAAGTTGTTTAACTTCGTTTGTAATCAACTAAAACAAACGCAAATTACCGTAATTTACCGAATTAaagaatagggtattccactatttttgaaaaagtatctcctcaaaatgttgattttgctaataaaaagccaccaaaaattaatttcgaaaaaacttaaatttaattttaaactgtcaaaaacgcgggcatccaattttgatgacgtaatatcggtatcattatacgaaataacacaaataagtttgacagatatattcatagacatctgattataataaatataaatacttattatctatggatatattatacccaactgtctacactgaactaactgatggtctatgactcataccgctatgacatcacagcagggcttacccgcgttttaggtcacgtgatataccgtttaaaaattacgatttttaattttaaaagaaaaatacatttttcaaatttcatgatttatttttgactaacgataatatccCTATTGGCTACGGACGGCAAGCCCATTTGGATTACTAGGACTTTGCGTAGGGCATGCGACAGGCCAAACTTTGTATAACCACAGCTAAGCCATTCTCAACCATGCTCGTCTGAAGCttactagagcacagttgagaaaGTTGGTGGAAAGAGTCCTACTGTCAGGACACTGTCGATTGCACTAGTATCTTCATAACATGGGGGATCTCTGATGATCCCACTTATAGGGCTTGTAAAGAAGACGATTAAACTTTCAttcatgttatttgcacctgtaGAAACTTGCAGGGCATCATGTTCAGAATGCTTGGGTCCAAAACCCTGAATCTATTAATACTGGGAGAAATCTCAATTAGAAAAGCTTTGAGCAAGTGGGCATATCTTACCCGGAGACGTCTCGTCTTCGAGTGATAGATTGTTCTCAAGGAGGGCATACAGGACCCCTGGTCTAAGtggagtaaaattttatttttgtcataacTTTGATTTGGGTTGATACACGTAGACAAACGAATGACATTTGCTTTTCATTTGGGGGTACTGATGTCTAATTTTAGCTACTAAGAGAGATATCCTTCTAAGATTTCTTTAAGGCCAATTGCGTaagccgattttaatgattcttaagTCAATCGATTTATCTATTTAATAGTTATTCAACGATATCCTACTTAACATAGttcgtcgactttcatttttttctatcacaatatggcgtctgtcGGTCGCTatgttgaattttcattactgcccaTATGTTTAGTAATCCTAGCAAGATCAAGACAAATCGATTTCATCAATATCGGCCTACTCTCTAGTTTGCCTCAttgtaacatacatacatacatacaattgtAGACTAAAAAACACATTAACTCCTTTGCGAAGCACAGTCGGgcaaaaaatagacaaaaacaGAGTAActcgtttatatttttatatttattacaaaacacaGACCAAATGAGTGACAAGGTACAACATAGTAGTTTTGAGTgttgatttttcaattgaaaaatcattaatttttttggaaacttgaAATCATAAATATGAAACATCTAAATTTTAGTTGATCGTACCCCAAAAATGGACAAATATTGTTACAAAATTCTAGAACTTTTGAACACTTTTTCCCCTTTCCAGttatttagttgtttttttttaaatttttttaatattatgactTTAAAGAGGTTCGATGCAACCATAAACTTAgtatttcacaatttttgaaattttttgatttttttttttaagatttatgttTAATATCCACGGAAAGGAGGTCTAGGGCGGATAACTGCAAAAATTTTAGGTAATGCTTTACGCGgtttattctttttcaaatatttattatccgCTCGCTCTGATTCTTTTAATCGatcaaatttgttataaaattcgtACAGTTCGTAGTGTGCTAACCATGATGGGATAGTATTTACTTCATCAATTGCTTGAATTGTCACCATTTCgacagaatttttatttaaattactgatTCCACTTAATATGTTTTTATCTGTTGTGGGTTCTTGTTTCACGGCTTTACTAAGTTCTGGTTTTGGATTTTTGGCAATTTCTTCTTTTGTTTCATATGCTAATGGTCTAGTTACTTCTATGGGCAGGACTCGCAAGACAGGTTTAGATTGGGCTATAAAAACACATATTATACAGGATTAGAATAAGTCGAAAGTAAACTTTTTGAAGAAATACTGATCTAGGGTATCGGAGCATACTATCGGAAGCATAAAGTATCGGAGAAGAGAATACATCCAAATAGCATCACATGATCACTATACAAGATGTTTTCTTAagtttttaaagtgttattctatttcttaccttttaggatctaattgagtattaaagcaacccggataACTAGGTCTAATCTGACGTCAAAACATGATGGTTCCTCTccaacttttatttaagttattttctgATTTGTTTACTACAAAATCAGCTATTAGCCAACTGGAGCTTTTTCACGGCGTAGACTCCTTTTTCCAATTTATAGAGAGGCTTACTTACGCTTTAGTAGGCTATCTgactacaaaaaatatacatcgTATCGTAAAAATTATAGCTATTTACTTacgtataaatttattatctttattaatgTTTTGTCGTTGTTCCTTAGATGCGTTGGTTTTTGAGGATGTTATAGTGTCGTTTCTTGAGTTTCTAAGAAGTGTATCTCGTAGTAATTGCTTTTCTTTCTCGATGATTGCAGAGCAATTAATagcatattttgattttgaagatatttCGGCTCTATGTTTCAAGACTTTTTTGTCTTGAATTACTTCATTTAAGCTTGGATAATTCGAAGATGGCTCTGTTTCAACTCTTTTATAATGATTTCGATACCATTGTTTTACTCTTTCAAATCCTTGAAGACGCTGTGCATTATCCTGGCTAAATATCCAGGTATTATTATTTCTAGATGAATTAGACGATTTTGTATTGCCTTTTTCATTGTTTTCAAGTGATGCCGTTTCAGGAGGAATGGCTGCAAAAGCTTCACTTCCATGTGTATCCACTTTCGGAACTGCTGTAGAGCCTGAACGTATTTCCGAACAAGCGAAAGGATATAAAGATCTATAAGTAAATTTTGCAAATCTTaaacttttttccatattttatggTTAGCACACTATCGAAGCAGGAAACTTGTATATCCGGATATTAACAAATGAGTCATGaacattcttgaaattttgaaattttgtattcctATTTTTTGACATgactcaatatttaaaaaattatttgaacaaaataattcaactaTTTTCAATTACCATGACAGCGCAATTAAATCAGGAAATTGTAGtaaatcattataattattttcgggGCGGGGAGAAAATGTGTGAAAAGTCAACGCCCATGTCCGTTATATCTATACGATTTTTGACCCAACCCTCCCCTCAAAAAGTTTTCTtgaaagtatttcaaaaacttttcgaaaCTGGTACAAATGGCTGTTGGAAGGTAATCTAATGCTACCCTTTTGGTGTGTGTTATTTGGGCCCCTTACGGGGATGTagaactacgttttgcaagcgaAAAAAGTCGTGCTACCTGAGTAATATATGAAAAACTATACAATTCCGAAAATTTGGagcacaatatttttttgcttgcaaaacatagggatccaaataacataccaaaaaagctgCTTTAGGTATATCACGTTTTGcgaatttaatgtaaaatttaactgGCGTACTAGACAAACTTTCGAAGAATAATGTCAACTAGAAATTTATTTGCTAATActtttagaataatattaaagtaatgtagaaataattattttcattgctaTTATAAACCAAGGAGTTATTATAGTTAAATGCTTTTAAAGGTAATTGTTTTTTACcatccattaaaaattattttataatgtgcTTCTATGAAGCTTAGACAAAATTAGACCAATGAATTATATCCACAATTATTTTTCCTCATTTTGGAAATAAACATTTCGGTTTttatatactgggtgttcccgAAAGCTGTGTACAATGTTCCACTAGGTACTCCGATTTCAGTAAACTTGCTTCCTTACTAAATTGCTCCTGTTCCAAACCTTTTATGCGCCTAGTGGCCctttttgaatcttttttttaaataaactgaaaacGGCTGATGTTTGGTATTATGATTTACCAATGATGTTCAATTCGCATAAAGAGTACTTCAATATTTAATTCAGCTAATTGtcaattttcacttattttaatatttaatttcataatatataatttatatataattaaaattttaactatcaaattatggatattttaaaaataataacaaataacaagtgaaaacaaataattgactgagttaatgatTGAAAAACCGTCAGATAAGtcaagaaagatagtcactcttacaaAGTAGATATTCTAATGACTTACAAAGTCATTAGAATATCTTTCTTCTTacttcctcagtggatatagcatatgctataaacaaacaaacaaatactaataagtaacgtataaatttaaaatatatacaatacctgtatgcatactatacaatgcttctaacctaattttcaccctcatgggtaaataataatgtttacgaaaaaatgtttcaaacaaaactgggttattttttatataagggtttacaagacccaattgctcatttacgaactcgacctcactttttacatcctaagcatACTATAAAGTAAGTTCTGAGTGCACtataaagttttcaatttcttttcgttttcgagttatcgtgttcacgaacggacggacagacagacaactggaaatggactattaggaaattttatgaacaccaaaaaTTTGATCGTAGactcaatatttttacaaacttgcgttacaaacttggaactaaacttaatataccttgatatatttcatatatacatgatataataataataataacatatgaaatttgttaaaatattatcaaattaaataaaattgaaaattatatcacATTTCAATAAACACaaagtatcaaatatttttatataattatttttttgtttcgtatgAACTTGGAATGGGCCTAAAACAACTTGCAGTTTCCCTAGAATAGGctggttttatatattttatatattgtacttttaattattgattatttcgaaaaactctacgaataaaaataatagcagACAAAACATgaagttttactttttgtaaaatCCCCCTATGCAAATTAGGAAATTTCTTATTAGATTTGCTTCTAGGAATATCTCATACCAAAATCTCACATTTCCCTGactcttttataaaatacttgctCGATACATAGAGACTTCCGCACTGCGGTATCCGTGGCTAAAATAAGGTTAGAACCTCATATATAGTGAGtactttactttctttttattaataggcaattttattacagatatgatttacaaattatataatgatCAGAATAAATCTTAATACCTAATAGCTTCTGAAACAAATTCGacaaaaaatttcgattcaCCTTTGAATTCGAACCATTTTACGATATTATAgcagtacatttttagaccgcgAGTCTAGTTTATGCTATTAGCCAGTACGATAAGCTTTTAATTGGGGGTTAaacatggaatttgataaagaaataataaagacCTCTTGGAGGCACAGAAATGCTATATATAAGATATGTTTAGAGTGCTGTCagcttattttattataatttctttaaaaaattcttatagtGTGCAACTACCTTTAATGTCTTTGTCAatgatgttaaattttattagaattgaCAACTAGTCCTTCGGCTTTAAACATATTACATAACGAAATATATCTAAAAACCgaatttaaagatataaaaacacaataattacATCGTTGATTATTccttcatctttttttttttgggttcttttttctgtaattgtgtgattttgtttgaaatgagTTGGACccctaaaatacataaaatgtaatgaaattaaACCAACCTATTCTTGGAGATAGTAAGTATGTTTTGCTTTTCTTAAAAGTTATGCCAAGAAGAATTGGTTATTATGTTTATTGACGACTATAGCAGGAtgagttttttttcgtttctacCTAATTTGCTCGACTCGTGCGGAATTTCCCAGAACGGTTAgtgaaataatatgtaaatgataaaaaaatttactttctttttattaataggcaattttattacagatatgatatacaaattacataatgaacaaaataaaatcttaatattatttctcgagcttgttttttcctaagcggtatatTTTTAGTCTATGAGTCAGTAGCCAGtacgataagcttgaaaatgaggataaaataattgaatttgataaaggaataaggaacaTCCAACGTGGACAAGAAATAAAAAGGCTAAAGAAATTGACCCTACCAACAAATTAACCCTACCAATAAATTTGGTACCATATTAATGTATCATACTGTGTTTGGCAGTCACCATTGTCACCAAATTTATCATTCTATTTACCAGAAGAGATCAAACCTGATTTATTCATTCGAGTCACTTAATATAAAATCTTCTCTAATCTAAGAAAACACAGTCTCTTAAAGCCCATTCGTTAGCTACGGTAAACTTGAATGTAGTTTTACGCCGAATAACTGGTCAGAAGACTGCGAAAATGATATGCATACTTAGTACTGTTGGTGTAAGGAATATAATAATCCCTAGCTGCAAACTTTACAGTTGTTTGAATCTGTTTAACTCCAAAAGCCAAGCGAATGGTTGGTTGGACacgaaaataaagaaattccTAAATAAAACGACTTTAAGTGTAATGACGTATTTTTGATTTACCTACCACGTAGAATGGAGGACTGATGTAACAACAAAAGCAAACCCAACGTTTCTTTAATTATCTTGTATTTTCTCATTTGTTATACCTTGTGACTGACTATACAACATCTTCTTCTCCGCGCTGTTGTTGTTGTAAGTATTTGAAATTCGACCGACCGACGCATATATTCATTCGGTTGGTTGTTTGTTGGTGTATCCTAGCGAACCGAACAATTAGTTAGAAAACTCggtttatatctatatattttatgatattatccATATATGGTAAGGAATGAAATACGTTCATAATTTTAATGCCTGTTCAAATTAtgtaacatgaaaaaaaaaacttcaaaaatgtcgacaaattaTCAGTTGTGGTTACAAAAAATTATCCGTAATTGATGCACGAAATACAAATGCATATAACTCTTTATATATCGAACAGAAAAATTTGCCAGGGTAAATCAATCTAAAGAAGATAAACAATGATTCGGTTTTGACTGAAAAATATTCCCGAATTTCGATAcaagtaaattttcaaacagTTTTGGATTACCCAAAGCTTATTCGAAAGATTCAGCTTTGCTATTTATGAATCAGTAGTTCATGTTCTTAAAAATCCTTCTTTCTTCTttcaaaatcttcaaaaattcgCTATCGATCTCTTACTTACTTTGCCGAGGCTTAAAAAGAGAAGAGTTTACTCTTCATTTTCCAAGATCTTTGAACAAACGCGgggtgtaaaaaatttttcgcaaGAAATACAATAAAAGAACTTGAAAGTTTGATTAATACTCTTGCAAAATGTGAGCTATTTTGGTCGAGTTATTCACTAGCAAAGCAAGACTGGCGCTCTTGATTGTACTTTTAAACTCGGttaagttaaacaaaaaaataataaacgaataatgtccctttttaaattttagaaatagtaTAGTTCAGTAGTAGTATTTAGTATAGGTTGCAGGGTTTATTTTGCTTGCAATCTAAGAATGACAACGATTCTTTGCGGCACGATGTAAGCTTGAGGCAAAGAAGACCATTCTTCAGTTAATACCTCTGCAAACTCATTTCTCCCCAGACCATTTTGTCCGGGTGAATAACGCATGCATAACGACATTGTACCTTTTCCCAATTGTGCTCACGaaactatatatataattatatatatatacagagctatatataattatatagggccatttttcatatataattatatacagggcgttctgttattaactgcagatcgttggcctacagaataagctcataaagacgaaggaaaaagtcatttaccaattttggatctgagccctaatttgggcgctaccggtatgacaaaaattgataaattggtaaattcactggctatcattcgataaccagtaaccAAAGaaaatcagtagatattaataaatgtcatttgataatattcaactaaagaaggggtatgaattgatttcaattggtttatattattttgaaaaaaacatttaaaaataccta
This region includes:
- the LOC123295813 gene encoding uncharacterized protein LOC123295813, with protein sequence MEKSLRFAKFTYRSLYPFACSEIRSGSTAVPKVDTHGSEAFAAIPPETASLENNEKGNTKSSNSSRNNNTWIFSQDNAQRLQGFERVKQWYRNHYKRVETEPSSNYPSLNEVIQDKKVLKHRAEISSKSKYAINCSAIIEKEKQLLRDTLLRNSRNDTITSSKTNASKEQRQNINKDNKFIPQSKPVLRVLPIEVTRPLAYETKEEIAKNPKPELSKAVKQEPTTDKNILSGISNLNKNSVEMVTIQAIDEVNTIPSWLAHYELYEFYNKFDRLKESERADNKYLKKNKPRKALPKIFAVIRPRPPFRGY